In Rhizobium jaguaris, a single window of DNA contains:
- a CDS encoding IS91 family transposase — MIRPKLEIADIFRAYGPAWRRANAGHVSLTQLKVMAAIEACRTEALGGHVAACAKCGHHHIAYNSCKNRHCPKCQGPAARDWMAARAEDLLPVEYFHVVFTIPAEIAQIAYWNKKTVYDLLFRASAETLTTIAADPRHLGANIGMTSVLHTWGSALTHHPHVHIVVPGGGLSPDGTRWIGCRPGFLLPIKVLSRLFRRLFLEGLMALSQSGVLCFFGDLARLAEADAFAAWLAPFRKSDWVVYTKPPFGGPEAVLAYLSRYTHRVAISNSRLISANAEAVTFRWKDYRIKTGDRHKVMRLATDEFIRRFLIHVLPDGFHRIRHYGLLAGAGRKANVAKIRKLLGTEAPSQDDTPSAESIPLTLRQPCPDCGGPMRIVEIFRRGQRPKSRAPPRKDAA; from the coding sequence GTGATCCGGCCAAAACTGGAGATCGCCGACATCTTCCGTGCCTATGGCCCGGCGTGGCGGCGGGCCAATGCCGGGCATGTTAGCCTGACCCAGCTCAAGGTCATGGCGGCGATCGAGGCCTGCCGAACCGAGGCGCTCGGCGGGCATGTGGCAGCCTGTGCCAAATGCGGCCACCATCACATCGCCTACAATTCCTGCAAGAATCGGCACTGCCCGAAGTGCCAGGGACCCGCGGCGCGGGACTGGATGGCCGCCCGTGCCGAAGACCTGCTGCCGGTCGAGTATTTCCATGTTGTCTTCACCATCCCCGCCGAGATCGCGCAGATCGCCTATTGGAATAAGAAGACGGTCTATGATCTTCTATTCCGGGCATCGGCGGAGACGTTGACCACCATCGCCGCCGATCCCCGGCACCTTGGCGCAAACATCGGCATGACCAGCGTGCTGCACACCTGGGGGTCGGCGCTGACCCATCACCCGCATGTGCACATCGTCGTGCCCGGCGGTGGACTGTCGCCGGATGGCACGCGCTGGATTGGCTGTCGCCCGGGGTTCCTTCTGCCCATAAAGGTTCTGTCTCGTCTGTTTCGGCGGCTGTTTCTCGAAGGACTGATGGCACTCAGTCAATCCGGGGTGCTCTGCTTCTTCGGCGATCTAGCCCGGCTTGCAGAGGCGGATGCCTTCGCTGCCTGGCTTGCCCCCTTCCGCAAATCCGACTGGGTCGTCTACACCAAGCCCCCATTCGGCGGCCCCGAGGCCGTGCTGGCCTATCTCAGCCGCTACACGCACCGCGTGGCGATCTCGAACAGCCGCCTGATCAGCGCGAATGCCGAGGCGGTCACCTTCCGCTGGAAGGACTACCGCATCAAGACCGGTGACCGTCACAAGGTCATGCGGCTGGCCACCGACGAGTTCATCCGCCGCTTCCTAATCCACGTGCTGCCCGACGGATTCCACCGCATCCGCCACTACGGCCTGCTGGCCGGAGCAGGCCGCAAGGCCAATGTCGCAAAGATAAGGAAACTGCTCGGGACGGAAGCGCCATCACAGGACGACACGCCAAGCGCCGAGAGCATCCCGCTCACCCTGAGGCAGCCATGCCCAGATTGCGGCGGCCCGATGCGCATCGTCGAGATATTCCGCCGTGGCCAGCGACCCAAATCCCGTGCGCCACCCCGAAAGGACGCCGCATGA
- the argE gene encoding acetylornithine deacetylase codes for MHAPDILAKLVSFESVVGTTNADIIEWIKAYLKSFGAKVDIIPGPEGDRSNLLATIGPRDKPGYVFSGHTDVVPANEKGWTSDPFVLRVDGERLYGRGTSDMKGFLAASLAAVPMLVASPLMRPIHFAFSYDEEAGCRGVPHLIARLPELCETPLGVIVGEPSNMRAILAHKGKAAARVTVKGRSGHSSRPDLGLNAIHAVGEVLRSAVSTAQALAKGPFETEFEPPYSSVSVGTIQGGQAVNIIPDLCTLEIEARAISSADPAALLSPVRDAAAALEHREFRVEWETLSSYPALSLPRTAPLACLLAELTGIEPLPAVSYGEGFSMRAAV; via the coding sequence ATGCACGCCCCGGACATCCTGGCAAAACTCGTGAGTTTCGAGTCGGTCGTCGGAACAACAAACGCGGATATCATCGAGTGGATCAAGGCCTACCTGAAATCTTTCGGGGCCAAGGTTGATATCATTCCCGGCCCTGAAGGCGACCGGTCGAACCTTCTCGCGACGATCGGCCCCCGCGACAAACCGGGTTATGTCTTCTCCGGTCACACGGACGTCGTGCCGGCCAATGAAAAGGGCTGGACGAGCGATCCCTTCGTGCTGCGGGTAGACGGCGAAAGACTGTATGGTCGCGGGACCAGCGACATGAAGGGGTTTCTGGCGGCATCTTTGGCGGCTGTGCCGATGCTTGTTGCAAGCCCTCTTATGCGGCCGATCCATTTTGCCTTTTCCTATGACGAGGAGGCGGGCTGCCGCGGCGTGCCGCATCTTATTGCGCGTTTGCCGGAGCTTTGCGAAACACCGCTCGGTGTGATCGTCGGAGAGCCGAGCAACATGCGCGCCATCCTGGCGCACAAGGGCAAGGCAGCGGCTCGCGTCACCGTGAAAGGGCGTTCCGGTCATTCGTCGCGGCCTGACTTGGGGCTCAACGCAATCCATGCCGTCGGCGAGGTTCTGCGGTCAGCTGTCTCGACCGCCCAAGCTCTTGCGAAAGGACCGTTCGAAACAGAGTTCGAGCCCCCCTATTCGTCCGTCTCGGTCGGCACCATTCAAGGCGGGCAGGCCGTCAACATCATTCCGGACCTCTGCACTCTGGAGATCGAAGCACGGGCGATTTCCAGCGCGGACCCAGCGGCACTGCTGTCTCCGGTGCGTGATGCCGCTGCAGCGCTTGAGCACCGGGAGTTCCGTGTCGAATGGGAGACGCTGAGCTCCTACCCTGCACTCTCCCTTCCTCGGACCGCTCCCCTCGCCTGTCTGCTAGCGGAACTGACCGGCATCGAGCCACTGCCAGCCGTCAGCTATGGTGAAGGTTTTTCGATGCGGGCCGCGGTGTGA
- a CDS encoding GNAT family N-acetyltransferase, with amino-acid sequence MDTKVPEKLHVDAFEMRFADIADVDLSQLQALSMSVGWPHRSQDWRHLRDVGRGFVALDEIGRVSGSTMWFPHEKSFATFGMLITAPRLQTNGTAKWLIKRMLAECRQERFRLNATRAARRMCAALGFTAQQTVFQCQGEIVSVPQVGGPKRGLHLRRLDRGDLEAIVTLDEPAFGTPRYRHLLRLFESSICYGLYDGNRLMAYSMRRRFGRGHVVGPVVAYCEEDAVAVVQPHVAAHVGSFLRLDTHFDTGPFANFVQQSGMSIFDTVTTMVSCEAAAYGSPGTGSPIVFALASQSFG; translated from the coding sequence ATGGATACAAAAGTACCCGAGAAACTGCATGTCGATGCATTCGAGATGCGTTTTGCCGACATTGCGGATGTCGATCTGTCACAGCTTCAGGCTCTCTCAATGTCGGTGGGGTGGCCGCATCGATCGCAGGACTGGCGGCATCTGCGCGATGTCGGCCGCGGTTTTGTGGCGCTCGACGAGATCGGCAGGGTCTCCGGTTCGACCATGTGGTTCCCGCATGAGAAGAGTTTCGCCACATTCGGCATGCTGATCACAGCGCCGCGGCTGCAAACGAACGGTACAGCCAAGTGGCTCATCAAACGGATGCTGGCGGAATGCCGCCAAGAAAGGTTCCGGCTGAATGCGACACGAGCGGCGCGCCGGATGTGCGCAGCACTTGGATTTACGGCGCAGCAAACGGTCTTTCAATGTCAGGGCGAGATTGTCTCCGTGCCCCAGGTCGGCGGTCCCAAGCGAGGGCTTCATCTGAGGCGACTTGATCGCGGCGATCTAGAAGCAATCGTTACCCTTGACGAGCCGGCTTTTGGTACGCCGCGTTACCGGCATCTTCTGCGGCTTTTTGAGAGCTCGATCTGCTACGGCCTCTATGACGGCAACAGGCTGATGGCCTATTCTATGCGGCGCCGGTTCGGCCGAGGTCACGTGGTTGGCCCGGTCGTTGCCTATTGTGAAGAAGACGCAGTTGCCGTTGTTCAACCGCATGTCGCCGCGCATGTCGGCAGCTTTCTTCGGCTCGATACACATTTTGACACAGGTCCATTCGCCAATTTTGTCCAGCAAAGCGGAATGTCCATCTTTGACACTGTAACGACCATGGTTTCTTGCGAGGCGGCCGCCTATGGGAGCCCAGGCACCGGTTCTCCGATCGTTTTCGCGCTTGCTTCGCAGTCCTTCGGATAG
- a CDS encoding CGNR zinc finger domain-containing protein, with translation MDNRSPALFLGDAMALDFLNSVATPVDVPVDWIEDGEGLLRWLKQAGLVSPEALEAIRVQALPGELDKVADQARNLREWFRIFVREHKGRPLTPEALAELEPLNHLLERDEGYSRVVTRQTEDGEQLELRPMRKWRSPEALLLPVGEALGRFVCTEDFSNVKACEGPSCTLLFADHTRGHRRRWCSMALCGNRAKQAAHRHRRKLA, from the coding sequence ATGGATAACCGTTCTCCCGCCCTTTTTCTGGGTGACGCGATGGCGCTTGATTTTCTGAATTCGGTGGCAACGCCGGTCGATGTACCGGTCGATTGGATCGAGGATGGAGAAGGCCTATTGCGCTGGCTTAAGCAGGCGGGCCTCGTCTCGCCGGAAGCACTTGAGGCGATACGCGTCCAGGCGCTGCCGGGCGAGTTGGATAAGGTCGCCGATCAGGCAAGGAACTTGCGCGAGTGGTTTCGGATTTTCGTCCGCGAGCATAAGGGAAGGCCGTTGACGCCTGAAGCGCTCGCCGAGCTGGAACCGTTGAATCACCTGCTGGAGCGCGACGAAGGCTATAGCCGCGTCGTGACGCGACAGACCGAGGACGGCGAACAATTGGAACTCCGGCCTATGCGCAAATGGCGCTCGCCGGAAGCGCTGTTGCTACCGGTCGGCGAGGCCCTCGGCCGCTTCGTCTGTACCGAGGATTTTTCGAATGTTAAGGCGTGCGAAGGCCCGTCCTGCACCCTGCTGTTTGCCGATCACACCCGCGGGCACCGCAGGCGCTGGTGCAGCATGGCGCTTTGCGGCAACCGCGCCAAGCAGGCAGCGCACCGGCATCGACGCAAGCTCGCGTAA
- a CDS encoding alpha/beta fold hydrolase, translated as MSAQSTHQQIMNIMLVHGAWADGSGWAKVIRPLVDEGFAVTAAPLPLTSYTDDVEALERALHRVAGPVVLVGHAYAGAVIAGVKSENVKALVYVAALAPDEGETVADVFYRGEPDPRAPQLAPDENGLIYYPHEAFAAAYAPNATDEELAVLSAVQRPISPACITAPVARPLWKDRPSWYLIAEDDRMIAAANQHFMADRMQAVQRPFPVDHTPMVTAPEAVLQVIREAAASVTES; from the coding sequence ATGTCAGCTCAATCAACGCATCAGCAGATTATGAACATCATGCTTGTCCATGGAGCCTGGGCAGATGGCTCCGGCTGGGCCAAGGTGATCAGGCCACTCGTGGACGAGGGCTTTGCTGTGACCGCAGCACCGTTACCTCTGACATCTTATACGGACGACGTCGAAGCGCTTGAGCGTGCCTTGCATCGTGTGGCGGGACCGGTTGTTCTCGTCGGTCACGCTTATGCCGGAGCAGTTATTGCCGGCGTGAAGAGCGAAAACGTAAAGGCGCTTGTCTATGTCGCAGCTCTCGCTCCGGATGAAGGCGAGACGGTCGCCGATGTGTTCTATCGCGGCGAGCCCGACCCGCGGGCGCCTCAGCTTGCACCCGACGAAAACGGATTGATCTATTATCCGCATGAAGCCTTCGCTGCAGCCTATGCGCCGAATGCGACCGATGAGGAACTGGCGGTGCTTTCGGCTGTGCAGAGGCCGATATCGCCCGCCTGCATTACGGCGCCGGTCGCGCGGCCTCTCTGGAAGGATCGTCCCTCCTGGTATCTGATCGCCGAAGATGACCGAATGATCGCCGCCGCCAACCAGCACTTCATGGCGGACCGCATGCAGGCGGTACAGCGGCCTTTCCCGGTCGATCATACACCTATGGTGACGGCGCCGGAGGCTGTGCTGCAAGTCATCCGCGAAGCGGCAGCAAGTGTTACCGAGAGCTGA
- a CDS encoding TMEM175 family protein — translation MHEHKVTTERVGAFSDGMIAVIITLMALELKAPEDASIRAILALWQTLLSYGLSYLFIAIIWVNHHHLLRLVRYASPQLIWINFAHLFLVSLLPFTTAWMARTDLAPVPVAAYAAVFVLVNLAYLLFEREILYHAAVAEVSEQTRRLARRRTLLGLATFIAAGLTAPALPPLGFALICSALLLYLRPEIFSRPIAKRESRTPAHHSPNHFN, via the coding sequence ATGCACGAGCACAAGGTTACGACAGAGCGAGTTGGTGCGTTTTCGGATGGCATGATTGCGGTGATAATTACGCTGATGGCGCTGGAACTGAAGGCGCCCGAGGACGCCAGCATCAGAGCCATTCTCGCACTCTGGCAGACCCTGCTAAGCTATGGACTGAGCTACTTGTTCATCGCTATCATCTGGGTCAATCACCATCATCTGCTACGGTTGGTGCGCTACGCCTCGCCGCAACTGATCTGGATCAACTTTGCGCATTTGTTCCTTGTGTCGCTGCTGCCCTTTACGACGGCGTGGATGGCACGCACGGATCTAGCACCGGTTCCGGTCGCCGCCTATGCGGCGGTATTCGTGCTCGTCAATTTAGCCTACCTGCTTTTCGAGCGAGAAATTCTCTATCATGCCGCGGTCGCCGAGGTGTCTGAACAGACCCGGAGGCTTGCCCGCCGACGGACCCTTCTCGGTCTTGCCACGTTCATCGCCGCCGGCTTGACGGCGCCAGCTCTGCCGCCTCTCGGTTTTGCCCTGATCTGCTCTGCCCTGTTGCTCTACCTGCGACCCGAGATTTTTAGCCGGCCAATAGCAAAACGGGAGTCGCGGACACCCGCCCACCACAGCCCGAACCACTTCAACTAA
- a CDS encoding alpha/beta fold hydrolase, giving the protein MTTITYRTVTVDGTKIFYREAGAKGAAKLLLLHGFPTAGHMFRDLIPLLADRYHIIAPDLPGFGQSDDPVANSFDSIANTIDRFTEIVGFDRYAVYVFDYGAPTGFRLAVKHPERITAIISQNGNAYEEGLSEGWNPIQAYWQNATEENRNALKAFLGPETTIWQYTHGVEDPARISPDGYSLDNFYLSRPGAETVQLDLMGDYKSNVALYPTFQDYFRNHKPRLLAVWGKNDPFFLPPGAEAFRRDIPEAVIKFFDTGHFALETHAEEIAAAIRDFLG; this is encoded by the coding sequence ATGACCACGATCACATATCGCACAGTCACCGTTGACGGCACCAAGATCTTCTATCGCGAAGCAGGCGCGAAGGGCGCTGCAAAGCTGCTGCTGCTGCACGGCTTTCCAACCGCAGGCCACATGTTCCGCGATTTGATTCCGCTGCTGGCCGACAGGTACCATATCATCGCGCCCGACCTTCCGGGCTTTGGCCAGTCCGACGATCCTGTCGCCAACAGCTTCGATAGCATTGCAAACACGATCGACCGTTTCACGGAGATCGTCGGCTTCGACCGCTATGCGGTCTATGTCTTCGACTATGGCGCGCCAACAGGCTTCCGTCTGGCGGTGAAACATCCGGAACGGATTACGGCGATTATCTCGCAGAATGGCAATGCTTATGAGGAGGGCCTCAGCGAAGGCTGGAACCCAATCCAAGCCTACTGGCAGAATGCGACGGAAGAAAACCGTAACGCACTGAAGGCCTTCCTGGGACCGGAAACGACGATCTGGCAATACACCCACGGCGTTGAGGATCCCGCCAGGATTTCGCCGGACGGCTATTCGCTTGACAATTTCTACCTGTCACGGCCGGGCGCGGAAACTGTGCAGCTCGATCTCATGGGCGATTACAAGAGCAATGTAGCGCTCTATCCAACGTTCCAGGACTATTTCCGCAACCACAAGCCGCGCCTCCTGGCCGTCTGGGGCAAGAACGACCCCTTCTTTCTTCCGCCGGGTGCCGAAGCCTTTCGCAGAGACATTCCCGAGGCGGTGATCAAGTTCTTTGACACCGGTCACTTTGCGCTCGAAACCCATGCGGAAGAAATTGCCGCTGCAATCCGTGACTTCCTTGGCTGA
- a CDS encoding SDR family oxidoreductase translates to MSDTVAIVTGASQGIGQATAIRLARDFSKLVLVARNKANLEETAKAVEATGAAALALDADLAEPASAQAVVDKTLAAFGRIDALLNIAGAVPQIDVFEMTDRQWDDGLALKLHGARRLTVAAWPALKETKGSVVLMSGNSAIFPKASYAAVGTINAAISALAKAFSDRGIEDGVQVNSVLPGPVMTGRRRSYLEHWAPLHDMSVEEATARFPKEAGIARYGKPEEIAELMAFIVSPGARWMTGTTLRMDGGEVKSL, encoded by the coding sequence ATGTCCGACACAGTCGCTATTGTTACCGGTGCCAGCCAGGGCATCGGCCAGGCAACAGCCATTCGGCTTGCCAGGGATTTTTCGAAACTTGTGCTCGTTGCCCGCAACAAGGCCAATCTGGAGGAGACGGCAAAAGCAGTCGAGGCAACGGGGGCGGCAGCGCTCGCCCTCGACGCGGATCTCGCGGAACCTGCGTCTGCGCAGGCCGTTGTCGACAAAACGCTCGCCGCATTCGGTCGGATCGACGCGCTGCTTAACATTGCTGGCGCCGTGCCGCAAATCGACGTGTTCGAGATGACAGACCGGCAATGGGATGATGGCTTGGCGCTGAAACTGCATGGCGCGCGCCGCTTGACAGTCGCCGCCTGGCCGGCATTGAAGGAGACCAAAGGCTCCGTTGTCCTGATGTCCGGCAACTCCGCCATCTTCCCGAAAGCATCTTATGCTGCGGTCGGCACGATCAATGCAGCGATATCGGCGCTCGCCAAGGCCTTCTCCGACCGTGGTATCGAGGACGGTGTGCAGGTCAATAGTGTCCTGCCCGGACCTGTTATGACGGGGCGCCGACGCAGCTATTTGGAGCATTGGGCGCCGCTGCATGACATGAGCGTGGAAGAGGCGACGGCACGGTTTCCCAAGGAGGCGGGCATTGCGCGCTATGGTAAGCCGGAGGAGATCGCCGAACTCATGGCTTTTATCGTCTCGCCAGGCGCACGCTGGATGACGGGCACGACGCTACGCATGGATGGTGGCGAAGTGAAGTCCCTCTGA